The window aacaaaagaaataggCCTCACTATCCTCTTTTCACCTAGATGACCTCACCTTTCAATAATAAGCATATCGGTTATTTCAACAATACATTAGCAAATTTATCCGCCTCAACAATACATCCAGCATGCTAAACCACTatattaacacattttttttataataataataataataataaaattaataagtgAGAACCTTTTGGTAATCAACTCTCATGTACCATTTTGATACTTAAAACAAACAACACATAAAATTTATGTCCAGTAAAATATCATCTTTACATACAGAGCACAAGATATATTTCTCCCTTTACTTATGACAAAGTTTAAACCTAAAATCTTTCGGTCTTTATTTTATGGACTTGGATCACATGGTTTCAATATTAATTGATCTGTGGTCAATCGGCCGTCAATTGATACATTTTTCCTATAATACAACGTACTAAAACTTACTTTCTCATGTTATATCATCACCAATATTAAATtgtaattacattatttaaatgcattaaaaaaaaaggttgctTGTTGTTTTTCCTCATTTTTTTAAGcaaaacattttaaaataatCTAACATTCTAAAAATGTTGATACAGTATCAATTAGTACGATATCAATTTTATACTTTCCATTATAGTTCATGTTCAGTACCAACTTTACATGTTAGAGGTGTTAAGTTCGAGACATGATAAAGACATTTAAAAGAAATTTCACAAAAAGTTCTCTAGTGAAGTATGTTTGAGTCCTGCAAAGGGGGCAAGTTTTACCCCAATTAAATATCATGTTTTCGAGCAGTTTAGTTGAGTTTCTCCTCCTAGTAAGGATTAGGGAGCTCGCGCGGATCCAGTTAAGACAACATAAGCCAGATTCTGTTGAGAGCAAATAATCGgctccttaaaaaaaaaaagtacaatggAGTATCAGTTTTGGATTTGAGATGTTTCGATTTTAGTAACAACCGTTTTGATTAAGAACGGTACGAAATGCCAATCCTAAATCACGCACGAGAATTGAAaattctctctctatatatcatttgtttttcatttaaaaataaattaactcCTGCTCCATCATATGTCTACTGCAACTTTGCATTCAGCGGTTTAACCGGAGGTTCCATTTTCTCCCTCCACTTCTATCTAAATTAAGCTtcaattattatcatttttgttaGGATTTTGCTAATCATAGCTAACTTACAgtaattttaaacataattttCAATCTTCATCAGCTAAACTCCTCgttattatcattaattttactttattttctattttattttggtaaaatataaaaaaagtaaatcgAATTAAACTTCAATTTTACTGGTATAATGTTTACAACTATGCCTGCCAACTGTTTGTGAAAATGCTAGTTAGTtacaaatgatatattttttttataattggcGCGAAAAcagattttgaattgaaaaaCTTATAACTGATACGTTATGCTCTCGCTGTGTGTGTGTTAGACAAGAGACGTACTCCATGGAAGAAGAGACCGGAGGAGATCGATCGAGCTTTGTTATCGGACTAATCGAGAATCGAGCTAAGGAGGTACCTTATTTCTTCTCCTTACATatagtgtgtgtttgtgtgtgtgtgtgtgtgtgtgtgtgtgtgtgtgtgtgtgtgtgtatgtatataggaTATAGGATGATATGATATTCTGCAGGATTAGGAAATTCGTGATTATTTACTGCTCAATTCGTAAAACACTGTCTTCGTGATGTTTTCCTGATTTGTACTTGTTAATTACTCTGATCAATATTTGGTTGTTATTTGTTATTGTACATGACCACGGGAGAAATGATTTCGATCTGATTTTtgagatagatatagatgattATTGATTGCTACTTATTTCTCGTTTATTTGGCGTAGATGACATCCTTTAGTGACATAGTTGAAACCGACACCTTATTTTACATGAATCAATTAATCAGGTTGGAGTGGCGGCTTTTGACTTGAGGTCCGCTGCTCTTCACCTTTCTGAATATATCGAAACTAGCAGCTCTTATCAAAACACAAAGACGCTTCTTCATTTCTATGATCCAATAGTCATCATAGTCCCTCCTAATAAGCTTGCCCCCGATGGCATGGTTGGCGTTTCTCAACTCGTTGATAATTTCTATTCTTCAATTCGAAAGGTACTATCTATCTCATACATTCTTTGATATCGATGTGCcgtatttcttctttttctaattTGGCTCTGATCTACAGGTCACTATGCTTCGTGGCTGCTTTGATGACACTAGGGTATTGCTATTTACGAGTATCATGTATCTTAATTGTTATGATATTTACATTGTCATATGTGTAGTTTTTAATATGCAATGTCATTTTTGAAGGGAGCAGTGCTGGTAAAAAGTTTAGCTGCCAAAGAACCTTCGGCACTTGGTTTAGATACTTATTACAAGCAATATTATCTCTGCTTGGCAGCAGCTGCAGCAACTATCAAGTGGTAccataatattaaattacacgtGTATACATGATAACTGCTGAATGCATAATTGCATATATGCTCTGAATTTTCATGGTGGTAATCAATAAATAATGTCAAAGTGCTCTTCATGCTCTATACAcatgatttattatttgtttcttcttctttctctatCCCTTCTTTTTGGCAAAAGTGGAGTGATTCAATTACAGGACACTTGAATGTGATCTAGATCCAAACCAACAACACGTGACTGCTGCATACAAAATGAACTGAATTTCAAATATTAGTTTTGGTTCCCTTGGATTCAAGCTTTCGATGCCAGCATCTATGGTTGTCATAGCGGCATGTGATATGTTTTACTAAACTAACTTAGTTGAGCCCAGCTgattttagaattttcttcataAATATCCTCTAGTATCTTCCCTCTGCGTCAAGGTGACCTGGTTGGTGAGGTGAGTCAGCTCAAAAGAGTAAAAAACAACCATATCACCATGAAAGTGCCACGTATTTGCCTTTTTGAAATGGTTCCCACCGAGTCCTCCGGAATAACTTGTGATTGATAAAGTAATTTGTATTATATCTTTTTCTTGATTAGCTGTCTACCATTGATGAGACTGTTAATTGACATGCCAAACACAGGATTGAAGCAGAGAAAGGAATTATCATAACGAATCATTCATTATCGGTACGTCATTTAATTTCTTCTAACATGTTCTTTAGGATAAAGAGAGTAGTTCTGATGAGAGGTTATTTGTATATGCTGTCCAGTATTATTTAAGTATTTCTCTCAGCTAATTTTACAGGTCAAATATGCCAAATCTTCTGATTTTAGTAATCTTTACTCTTTTACTGAACCTTCTTTTCTTCCATCTTTGTTCATCATTCAGGTGACTTTTAATGGATCATTTGACCATATGAATATTGATGCAACTAGGTAAATGCTATATAGATTTTCTCAGCATCTTAAAATATTCAGATTTCTGAAAATATCATTGAAGTATACCAAATTTacaacatgttttttttaattatatccattgttataattttatctttttaatagtGTCCACAACTTGGAAGTTATTGAGCCACTGCATTCTACGCTTTTGGGCACaagcaacaaaaagaaaagtttatTTCAGACTCTCAAGACAACGAGAACTACTGGAGGGTATGCTGTTGATTAGCTGATTccacataatatttttacttttaacctGAGTGAGATCTGTTAGTTGATTCTCTTGGTTGTCAAATGAGTCCATAATGATATGTCTAATTCTTTTGCCATTTTTGCCGTGTAGAATCTTAAAACTAGTGATGAATTATCTAacctaaaaaaatatcttaatgATCTGTTTTTTTATATGGCAGATTATACCTGTGGTAAGTAAATCTGATAATTTTTGGGGGTTTGTAAATTTGCAGGACTAGACTTCTTCGTGCCAATCTGTTGCAACCTTTAAAAGATATAGAAACTATCAAAGCTCGACTTGACTGCCTGGTCAGTTAGTCTTATTGTTAACCATGTCTGTCAAATGTTCATTGGACTTCCTGACAACCCAGTGAATTTATTTAAACAGAAAGATGTGCTTCTATTTTCCTTACAGGAAGTTACTTAGTATTATCATAGTACTCATGATATTATCTAAACCTTATTGCTATGTGACACATTTAATATGTTTGGCATCTAGAAGAAGGGTACACAAGGCCTTGGGTTTAGAGTTCCATACACATGCCTATCTGTTCATGTTGTATGCTAATTTGGTTAATTGACGGGTAGTGCCTAGCTTTGTTTAGTTTTATGCACTATCATATTAGTTCTTCAAGCAATTAACTCCGTTTGTCTTGACATTGTCCATAAAGAGATATATTTACTTCTTGATATCTGCTCAACTCTAGGATGAATTAATGACCAATGAGCAGCTGTTTTTTGGGCTGTCACAGGCTCTTCGGAAGTTTCCAAAAGAAACTGGTTAGTACACATTGTAGAAAGCGAAACATGTGCCGATAGACTTGACAGctttaaatgatgtatttattgaTGTTTTCATTCAGATAGGGTCCTCTGTCACTTCTGCTTCAAGCCAAAGAAAGTTAGTAATGTAGTATTGGGCATAGATAATCCTAGAAAGAGCCAGGTTCTAATATCAAGTATTATTGTTCTCAAAACAGCTCTAGATGCCTTGCCATTTCTCTCTAAGGTACATACAAGTTCATTTACGAGTATCTGTGTGCTCAAATGTCAAGTCTTTTGTGCTATTCATGGTTTTAAATCATCCTTGATTGATGATAGGTATTGAAAGATGCAAACAGCTTTCTTCTTGCAAATATATACAAATCTGTATGTGAGAATGACAAATATGCTTCTATAAGGAAAAGGTAAACTTCTTGGTTTTTGTTGACACTTTCGACTAGACACATGttactttaatttttgactAGACATATACCTTCAATGTTTTTTATCATCATACTTTGTTTCCTAAACTCAGAATTGGCGAGGTGATTGACGAAGATGTGCTTCATGCACGAGTTCCTTTTGTTGCCCGGACACAGCAATGTTTTGCTGTCAAGGCCGGAATAGATGGATTTCTGGATATTGCACGAAGATCATTCTGTGATACCAGTGAAGGTACCAACTGGGTCTACCTTACCAATGGTCTCAACTCTTATGGTGTAGTATATCAACTCCAGTTGTTCAATTTGTACAGCTATACATAACCTTGCAAATAAGTATCGCGAAGATTTCAAGCTACCAAATTTGAAAATCCCATTTAACATTAGGCATGGGTTTTACTTCAATATTCCTCAGAAGGATATACAAGGAAAGCTTCCTAGCAAGTTCATTCAGGTATCAAAAGAGATGCCTGTCCTTTTCTATAGTGTTCTCCAGTAACGTTTCTGACGTTCATCTGTGATTTTGAGGAAAATTTAGGTTATGAAGCATGGGAACAGTATACATTGCTCAACTCTGGATCTTGCTTCTGTAAGTATTATCATCGTTATAAGCATTATTGTTTGTACTtatatgttgataaaaagataGTTTTATGatcagtgttttttttttgtaaaaatttttaatgatatatgtCTGGGCTCATTAGTTCGGTTATATTCTTCTTAAGGATTTGTATAGCTTCCTTGGGAGTTGGGTCCagaattagtttttttattatccAAACAGAGAACCCCTGGACCATTTATGATTTTATACTTGACTCTTAGAATATAATCTTATTATTTGTACCAGTGGAACTGATTTTGAATGTATCAACAAACCCAACATAAATCCCCATCTGATGAGCATAGAAAGAGTAGCACTCCTCTTTCTTGGATGGCAGACTATGTCCAAGTTATATCTGAttaaatcttttatatttttgaggCACAAAGACCCCTATTGCTACTCCGTGAGCTACGAGGAATCTTATGTTTGTAGCCATGTATATGTAACTAGGTGGTAGTGTGGTACTGATCGAGCTGTAAATATTGtgctttaatattttatgttatatatatgggCTAATCATTTGGAAATGCATTGAACTTTCATCCATTTCCTATTGTATGCATTCATTGttcaaatttcatattaaatgCATTAATCTTATACTTTATTcagaagattatttttttttcagcttgtttttttgatttttaattttttatatatatttttttagcataaacccattccaaaataaatcaaaaaaacattctaaaaaaaagtcaaaaaaaaattacaacttacacatgtgtaatgtGTAGggagttttttaaatttttttttttttggagtgGGTTTTcactaaaaaacaataaaaaatttttttaaaaatgaaatataaagaaaaaaaatttaaatatcaaccttctctcccttctctccttaaacgaccttctcatttgatctctctcctatatatattacaaataatTACGTTTTGcaatcttgtatatatataagcttgATAAAGATGCTACCGTAGATgagttgttttttctttttaatcatatttcCCCAAAGGGACACCctagatgattttgataattattatgtGTTTATTAAATCTGCAGTTAAATGCAAGAAACAAGTCTGCAGCCAAAGAATGTTATTTGCGCACACAACTTTGCTTGGAAGGTCAGCGCAAACAATCCTCATATTGTTATGTTAGTTATGATGGTAGTGTAATAGTTATGTGTTGAAGCAATTTCTTTCGTACATGGAACACTTAGGGTTCAGTCTGTGACTGTAATCTAAAGTTAAGTACATAGCATAGCATATCATCGACGTTCTTTTAAAGTGTATTTCTGTTGTTTTTAGTTGTAAGACTTTGTTAAGTGCCTACCATGGCTTCAAAAGCTGCTCTAACACTTTTTGTTGTACGCTATCTTTTTATTGCATTGGGTCGTTTGTTTTTGCAGTTACCAAGTAATCAAGTTGTTCATTTTGCTTTTTCTGTTTGCTTTTGTTCTATTTTGAACAGCAATCTTATAATCGTGTGCTGAACAACATTTGGATGCTTGTGCAATCAAATTATACTGTTGTACCCTTATCAATTTGCTGGTTTTATTGTGGAAAAACTCTCCAAATTTACAAGTTATCTTCCTTTGATTATCATGCAGAACTAATGGATGCAATTCGAGAGGATGTCTCTGTGCTTACCTTGCTAGCTGAGATCCTATGCCTATTAGATATGATTGTTAATTCATTTGCTCACATGATTTCATCCAAGCCTGTAGATCGATACACCAGGCCTCATTTCACAGGTAAGTAGTTTAATGATTCACTAAATTACTTCTtctattttattcttttagctCCAATGTGATTATAACATACATGCTGTACTTATTCTGTTTACTGATAGAGAATGGACCACTGGCAATTGATGCTGGAAGACATCCGATACTAGAAAGTGTCCACAATGATTTTGTTGTATGCCATATTTCTTTGTTTTCAGGAATTGATTTCTGTGCTCTATACCATAATTTGTACAAGTACTTTCACTGGAAAGCCAGTCATGTAATGTATTCCGGTTTGATATCCTTTTTGCAGCCCAACAATATCTTTCTTTCAGAGGCTTCAAACATGGTGATTGTCATGGGGCCCAACATGTaagaaataaatttattttttcacttCTTTGTTTCCATTTTTAGTGTTTATTATCCATTAGTTTCTTCATGATTATGCCTTGCTGTTCTTTTGCCAACTTTTAATCTTGGGAGTTGCTATAAATTTGTCTCTCTTAAAGCATCCTACTGCTGATAGCTCTAGTATAAGAAAAAATTTGCTTCCTTCAGGAGTGGAAAAAGCACATACCTTCAACAAATTTGTCTTATTGTCATCCTTGCTCAAATTGGTTGCTACATTCCTGCCCGCTTTGCAACCATAAGGGTGGTTGATCGTGTGTTTACAAGGATGGGCACAGTCGATAATCTTGAATCAAATTCCAGTACGGTATGTACCAAGTTTCTTTCTTGCCTTTTCCTGACAGGTTCAAATAATATTACAGAAGGTCTGTAGTACATCCATCCTTGGTATATATTGAAGTCAGTGACCTTTAGCATATGGAATATCTTTATTATAATGATTAATGAACTATTCTTATGAAGCCTTGTGCATCATATTAAATTCACgtcctttttcttgttttttttttttctttcccaaaGAAGCATACAGCTTGATTCTTGACTAGTTCTTATATCTGAAGATGGGGGGAATTCACTTTTAACACCAGAAATCACATTGTTCGTCTTTTATATGACTTGGGGTTCTCTTTCtaaaatgtatttatattacAAAAGGGATTTTGCTGGAAGCAAGATGAGTTTAGTTTACCAAATTGTCATGGTAAATGATCTGGTTATAGTTTACCAATGAAGGTGCCTATGGACTATGGTCATAAGGCTTGAATGCGTCTTCATATGTACTGTAGGAGTAATTAGTATTATTATGTGTGATGACCAATCAAATACAATTATAGATGCATGTATAGAGAACTTTGATTGTGATGAcagttatatataataaggcTTTCGGCATATTTCATGACAATCAATTAGCAAGAACATATAAAGATCAGTAAAGgttatttttatcatattgaTCATCGTTCACATGGTTGGATTAGATGAGTATAGGAAACTAGTGTTTCTTGCTTGGCTTGCGctttaaaatgtataaatcaGTAGACATAAAACTGATATCTTTGTACCACAGACAGTCAGAAACATGTACAAATAAACTGTTTCGTGTGTTCCTGGTTTAACTTATATGACAATAGTAGAAACTCCTCTGTTTAGTCTATTTCAAGCGTACATGAAGCGAGGGAATCTGATTAGTATGTTTCTTTATATGCACACTCCATCTGGAACCTACATAGAACATAGAAGTCCTTATTCTTAGTATCTTTGATTTTGCAGTTCATGACAGAGATGAAAGAGACGGCTTTTATCTTGCAAAATATCTCTGAAAGGTAGGCCATCATTACAG is drawn from Erigeron canadensis isolate Cc75 chromosome 9, C_canadensis_v1, whole genome shotgun sequence and contains these coding sequences:
- the LOC122582407 gene encoding DNA mismatch repair protein MSH4, coding for MEEETGGDRSSFVIGLIENRAKEVGVAAFDLRSAALHLSEYIETSSSYQNTKTLLHFYDPIVIIVPPNKLAPDGMVGVSQLVDNFYSSIRKVTMLRGCFDDTRGAVLVKSLAAKEPSALGLDTYYKQYYLCLAAAAATIKWIEAEKGIIITNHSLSVTFNGSFDHMNIDATSVHNLEVIEPLHSTLLGTSNKKKSLFQTLKTTRTTGGTRLLRANLLQPLKDIETIKARLDCLDELMTNEQLFFGLSQALRKFPKETDRVLCHFCFKPKKVSNVVLGIDNPRKSQVLISSIIVLKTALDALPFLSKVLKDANSFLLANIYKSVCENDKYASIRKRIGEVIDEDVLHARVPFVARTQQCFAVKAGIDGFLDIARRSFCDTSEAIHNLANKYREDFKLPNLKIPFNIRHGFYFNIPQKDIQGKLPSKFIQVMKHGNSIHCSTLDLASLNARNKSAAKECYLRTQLCLEELMDAIREDVSVLTLLAEILCLLDMIVNSFAHMISSKPVDRYTRPHFTENGPLAIDAGRHPILESVHNDFVPNNIFLSEASNMVIVMGPNMSGKSTYLQQICLIVILAQIGCYIPARFATIRVVDRVFTRMGTVDNLESNSSTFMTEMKETAFILQNISERSLIVMDELGRATSSSDGFAIAWSCCERLLALKVYTIFATHMETLSELATVYPNVKILHFNVEVKNNRLDFKFELKDGLRHVPHYGLLLAGVAGLPSSVIETARNITSRITEKEVKRKEVNYEQYEGIQMAYRVAQRLICLKYSSQDEDSIRQALQHLKECYANEL